ATGCCAGCCGTGCGTACTGAAAGTGCGATGATAAAAAACAAAGCCGGCAGCAAAACTGCTAACGGTGTATAAATATCCAGCGGGAGTTGTTCCAGGTGCCTTACCTGCGGCCTGAAGAACAGCCAGGTTAGCACAATGGCAATAGAGTAATTCCAGGTGATGGCCTGAAATACATCTATGCTATACCGTTTGGCCAGCTTAAGCAGTACCGAAACCGCTACGCTGAAACAGGCGCTAAGAAGTATATAGATCATTAATTTTCTTTATGGTAGATGTTTAACGTATCTGAACCAATGGTTGATTGAGATACCATAACTCCTTTTATAAAAGGCGATTGTATGCCCATATTTAAAACTTTATCACCGGTAAAAACACGCGCTTCGTCCCACAAACCGGCATCGATAAAAGTTTTCAAGGTTGCAGCGCCGCCTTCTATAATTACCGACTGCACATCCTGCAAATACAGTTGGTACAGGATATACTGCGGCACAAAATAGTTAAAATCCTCCAGCGCTATGTATTTGTTTTTGCCGACAAAGTCAAACTTCACTTCGTTAAAAATGAACGTTTCTACCGAATTATCAAACACATTCATGGTTTCAGGAAGCTCGAGCCGACGGTCAATAACCACGCGTTTAGGTGAACGGCCGGGCCAATTACGGGTAGATAGCTGGGGGTTGTCTGCAAACACAGTGTTTTTGCCTACCAATATGGCATCTTCCTCACTACGCCATTTGTGCACCAAATGTTTGGCTTCAGGCCCGGTTATCCAGAATTGCGAGCCATCTTCCGGAGCAAAAAAACCATCCTTGGTTTGGGCCCATTTTAAGATGATATAAGGCCGATGTTGCTGCACCCGGGTAAAGAAACGACGATTAAGGTGCAAACATTCCTGCTCTAATACACCCAAAGTCACCTCTACTCCTGCCGCTTGCAATTTTTCTATCCCCTTGCCATCCACCGCCGGGAAAGGATCGCGGCAGCCTACTACTACCCTCGGGATACGATGCTTAATGATCAGATCTGCACAGGGCGGCGTTTTACCGTAATGTGCGCAAGGCTCTAACGATACATAAATGGTTGCGTCTGCCAAAAGCTCGGCAGCGTTGGAGTGTTTATGCAACGCATCGTTTACCGCGTTCACCTCCGCGTGTGCCTGACCGTACTGGCGATGATAGCCCTCACCAATAATGCTATCATTATGAACAATAACGGCGCCTACCATAGGGTTCGGACTCACGTGCCCGATTCCCAGACTGGCCAGTTCAAGGCAACGCTGCATATATTTTTGGTGCAATGGCATGCTGCAAAAGTAGCTTTTCTGTTTCTTTGTTGCATGAAAACAGTTAAGGATGTATTTGCTGAGTTTAAAGCGCGTTTATCAGAACTTTACGCCACAGATGAGACAGACGCTATAACCTCATTAGTTTTGAGCGAGTTAATTCAAACTAATAAAGCCAAACTAAAAGCATTCCCAGAGCTGGAGATACCAGAAAGCATCGGCCTGCAACTAACCGATATCTTATCTCGCTTAGAAACGGGCGAACCTGCTCAATACATCCTCGGCGAAACTGAATTTTATGGTTTGCCATTTAAGGTTAGTCCGGCGGTGTTGATTCCCCGACCTGAAACTGAAGAGCTGGTTCAATGGATCTTAGATACAACTAAACAAACACCGGTTAAAACCATCCTTGATATTGGCGCCGGCAGTGGCTGCATTGCTATCGCCCTCAAAAAGCATTTACCAAACGTTCAGGTTTATGCGATGGATGTATCAGCGGCAGCGCTGAATATCGCTAAGCAAAATGCGGTGCTGAATGAAGCGGAAGTTCATTTCATATTTGATGACATCCTTAATCCAGCAGAGCAGCTGCCTCAGTTTGATATCATCGTCAGCAACCCGCCATATGTTACTTTGGAAGACAAGGAACAAATGCACCGCAACGTAACCGACTTTGAGCCGCATACCGCTTTATTTGTTCCGCAGGATGATCCATTGATCTTTTATCGTGCTATCACCCAGTTTGCCGCGAAAAAACTAAATTCTAACGGATATCTTTTCTTTGAAATCAATGAAAACTATGGCGAACAAACCATTGATCTCATTAATAATAATCAATTTATAAATAGCGAGTTAAGAAAAGATTTAACCGACCGTGATCGCATGACCAAAGCTCAACTACGGGGGTGAAACTCTATGATGGTGCTGCGCAGGTATTCGCGGTCTAAGTGGGTATAGATTTCCGTAGTGGTAATACTTTCGTGCCCCAGCATCTCCTGTACGGCTCGCAGATCGGCACCGCCTTCAATCAAATGAGAAGCAAAGGAATGCCTGAAAGTGTGCGGACTAATATTCTTCTTCAGCCCAATCAACGCTGCCAGCTGCTTGATGATAATAAACATCATCTCACGGGTTAAATGTGCGCCGCGGCGGTTTAGGAAAACATAGTCCTCCTCGCCTTTTTTAACCTCTACGTGCACGCGCACCTGATTCAGCCAGATATCTAATGCTTTTTTGGCTTCATTACCAATGGGCACCAAGCGTTCTTTATTGCCTTTTCCGGTTACCTTTATAAAGTCGATATCCAGATAAAGGTTAGATATTTTAAGTCCGATAAGTTCAGACACCCGCAGTCCGCAGCTATAAATCACCTCCAGCATGGCTTTATTACGCGGGCCCTCTGGTTTGGAAAGATCAATGGCGGCAATGAGGTTGTTGATATCCTCAATGGTGAGCACGTCCGGCAGTTTCCGGCGTGTTTTGGGCGCTTCCAGCAACTCAGCCGGATCGGTTTGGATGATATCTTCCAGTAAAAGGTATTTGAAGAATGCCTTGATCCCCGAGATGATGCGCGCTTGCGAGGTGGGCACTACATCGCCTATCTCCACAATAAAATCGCGCAGATCCGTTAAAGTAATTGTGTCTGGCTTAAGCGGGGCAAACTTTGCTTCTGCAAATTGTGTTAGTTTATCGACATCCCTGCCGTAGGCTTGAATAGAATTATCGGAGAGCGACTTTTCCAGTCGCAAATAAGATTGAAATCCTTTTTTAGCCGAACGCCAGTCCAATTGATATTTTTACTAAGTTTGACGTGATGAAGATACAAATTATTAACGGCCCCAACCTTAACCTGCTTGGAGTTCGGGAAAAATCGATATACGGCGACAGCGACTTCAATACCTACCTGGATAGCCTGAAACATCGTTATCCGAGTTATGAGATCAGCTATTTTCAGAGCAATAAAGAAGGCGAACTAATTGACAAACTGCACGAAGTGGGTTTTGATTATGATGCCATCATTTTGAACGCAGGTGCTTACACCCACACTTCGGTTGCCATTGCCGATGCTATTTCGGCCATCAATACACCGGTGGTTGAGGTGCATATTTCTAACGTGCATAAACGCGAAGCTTTTAGGCACCACTCCTACCTTTCGGCAGTTTGTAAAGGTATCATTGTAGGTTTCGGATTAGATGGGTATCGCCTGGCTATAGAAAGTTTCACTGCACCGGTTCAGCAATAAAATCATTTTCAGCAGATGATGCGTGAGGCAAAAAGTTGTTTAAAGTATTTAGCGGCGTTTGCCCTGCTATTGGTGTGTGCACTGCCCAACGCAAACGCCCAGCACTCGCACCGTAAATCAAACAAACGCGATTCGTTGCGGCGCTCTATCTTACGTCGCGACTCGATGATGCGCACTTTTAAGCGCTCTGATACCTCTATTAACGATTATCTGCAAAAGGTTGAATATTACAACGCGTCATTCAACCAGATAAAAAACAACCTGGGGCGTGATATCGATACAGTAGAGATCAGCACGCAATTGCCTAAGATTGAAAAGCGCGTACAGCTGGTAAAAAAATTGATCAACGACGATCAATCCAGTACCCTACGCTACCTCTACACCATCCGCGACCTACTTGACCGCAGCGAAGAACAGCTTGACGGCTGGCAAGACCAGCTGAGTGACCTGAATGAAAAGCTGGTTCAATCACAAAGCGATCTATCGCAGATGCACAAAGACTCTATGCTGCGCGTATTACCATCTGATACCTCGATGGTAAAAACCTTTATGCAGCAAAAAATTACTATCTACCGCAAATGGCACAAGCTTGACTCGTTAGATAAGTTATTACTCACCAAAGTTGGCCTACTGCAAAACAGGGTTACCTCAGCTTACATCTCCGTATTAGATCAAACCGACCAGATAGATCAAAAGATCCGTGTTTTTGGCGACCGCGCGCTCTCCTGCGAGGCGGGTTACATCTGGCAAGCCCCAACCAATAAAACGGCCACATTTAAAGACGCCTTCAACCGGTCACTCACCATGAACGGCAAGCTGTTCAGCATTATGATTACGCGTGACGTGGTATTGCATGTTTGCGCCGGCCTGCTTTTTGTCTTATTTCTGGCTTGGGTGGGGTACAATCGCCGAAAGATATTGTTATACAAAGAGCGCCCGCATGAGATTTTAAGCCAGACCACTTACCTGGCCAAGTACCCGTTTGTTTCGGCCTTTTTATTGGTAACCGCTGTTGCACCAAACTTTTACAATTACCCACCAGTGGTGTTTATTGAGGTGTTTGCCCTGTTGATGTTTATTACCGTGCTTTACCTGGTTAAAAAGACGCAAGAGCGACCGGTATTCATCTTCCTGCTGCAACTATTTGTTCTCACTTTGTTTTATAGCGCCAGTAACCTGTTTGTAAAAGCATCAGAGGCAGATCGGGTGGTAATATTAATATTGGCCGGCCTGACTGCTGCAATGGCCATTCAATTACAAAAAAAATTGCAGGGCAGCGATGATTTCCTGCCGCACAGCCGGTTCATTATCCGTGTGTTTATCATCCTGCAAGCCATCTCTTTCGTGCTTAACGTATTCGGCCGGTTCAGCCTGGCTAAGATCATCGGCTTTACGGCGGTATATAACCTATGGCTGGGCTTAGGACTGTACATGGTAGTACAAATCCTGATGGAAAGCCTTTTCCTGCAATTAGAGGCCAATAAGTCAGACCAGGGCATTAACTCTTATATTGACTTTAGTGTATTACAGAAAAAACTGCGCCGCATCCTTAGTTTCGGTGCCACTATAGTATGGCTTATCATGCTTGCACAAAACCTGAGTATTGAGGATGGCGTGTTTGATTGGATAAGTGAGGTGTTAACCACTTCGCACACCGTTGGCGGTACAGGCACCTTTACCTTTGGCAGCGTGATCATTTTTGTAGCGGTGATCTGGCTATCGTCAATTGTGGCACGCCTCATTAGCTATATCTATGATTTTGCCGATCAGCATCGCTCGGCGCCTTTATTTAAGAAGAAAACACGCACCTCAATCCTGGTGGTAAAAATTGCCGTTTTTGCTATTGGCTTTTTGCTGGCTGTAGCAGCCTCTGGTGTTCCTTTAGATAAAGTGACCATCATCATTAGTGCGTTTGGCGTGGGCATAGGTTTCGGTTTGCAGAACATCGTAAACAACCTGGTTTCAGGCTTGATCCTGGCATTTGAACGACCGGTACAAATTGGTGATGTAATTGAGGTTGACAATAAATCGGGCACCATCAAAGAGATTGGTATCCGTTCCAGCCGCATAGTAATAGGCAATGGCGCAGAATTGATTGTTCCTAACGGCGATCTGATCTCTAACCACGTGATCAACTGGACGTTGAGTGATAGCAACCGCCAGGTGACGCTTAAAATCAGTGTAGCCTATGGTTCTGATATTAAACAGGTAGAACAATTGCTAAGAGATGTACTAAAAGACCGGGAAGATATTATGAGCACCCCGCCGCCATCTGTACTGCTGCAAAACCTGAGCGAAAGCTCTATTGAGTTTAAAGTATCGTTCTGGGCCGATGAAATTGGTAATTGGGAAAGACTGAAAAGCCAGGTACTGGCTGATATTTATGCTACGCTACGTAAAGAAGGCATAGGATTGCCTTATACGCCGAAAGAAGTAGCTATCCATCTGCCCAACGAAAAGAAGGACGACGAAAAGACTAACGATAAGAAATAACTATCGGTAAAAATCGTCCTGTTGCAGATCGGTAAAAGCTTTTTTCTTCTTCACAAAAAACTCCCACACAATATTGTGCTTGTACATACCAAACAACGTAGAGTGATGCGGAATAACGCCGTGCTTGTTTTTTAATGATTGCTCGCGCTTAAACATATTGCGCACAAAATTCTGGTGTGCACGGCTCACAGCCCAGGCATCTTTACGCTTGCCCTCGCCCATGAAACGCATAATGGCCAGCAGATCCAGCCAGAAACGCACGCTGATAGTTACCACAGAGCGTCCCCATGGCAAGTTCTTTTTGAGCAGCAACAGGTTGTTCCTGAAGTTGAGATAGGTTTTAAACGGATTCTCTTTATCCAGCGTTCCGCCGCCAACGTGGTAAACCTCAGACTCAGCGCAGTACATGATACGGTAGTTCATGTTTTTTAAGCGCCAGCACAGGTCAATCTCCTCCATGTGGGCAAAAAAGCGCTCGTCAAAACCGCCCGCAGCATCCCAGCATTCTTTTTTAATGAACAGCGCAGCACCGGTAGCCCAAAATACCTCGCCCGATTGATTGTATTGCCCCTTGTCCTCCTCCACCTCATAGAAAATCCGTCCGCGGCAAAAAGGATAGCCATAACTGTCAATAAAGCCACCAGCAGCACCGGCGTGTTCAAAATGTGTTTTTTGATGATACGCTTTGATCTTAGGTGCAGCTGCTGCAATGGTATCATCGGCCTCCATCATTTCTATAACGGGCTCAATCCAATTGGGCGTTACCTCAATATCTGAGTTTAAGAGGATCAGATAATCAGCTTCGACATGTTGCAGCACACGATTATAACCACCGGTAAAACCATAGTTGGCATCGTTCTGAACGATCTTAATTTGCGGATACTGGCTTTTAAGAAAAACTACCGAATCATCGGTAGAAGCGTTATCTCCTACTACTATCTCCAGGTTGGACCAGGTGGTAGTCATAACAGATGGCAGGAACTGCTGCAGATATTTCAGGCCGTTCCAATTCAAAATAACAATGGCAACTTTAGGAGTGTTGTTCATCTTAAATTGCCTTCGGCTTAAATTTCCATCTGCGGTGAGACCATAACCAATATTGTGGCGCAAGTTTAATCATATTTTCCAGATACGCCACATGTTTGTTAGTAATAGCATGCGGTTCTGCGTTTTTCGGCTCATCTTCCAGCAAGGCAAAACTGAAGGTATAATATCCCCGCTTAACGCAGCGTACATCGCAAAATACCACAACGGCGTTGGTGCTTTTAGCCAGCTTTTCCACCCCCATAAAAACGGCAGTAGGCTGGTTCAAAAATTCTGTAAAATATTGTACAGACTCCTGTATCGGCGTCTGGTCTGATACCAGCATGGTAAAGGTCTGTTTGCCGCGCAATTCAATCAGTTTGCGCAAAATATCTTTCATAGCTACCAGGGTGGCTCCAAAACGCTGGCGCATGTGTTTAAAGAGTTTTTCGTACGTTTCATTTCTGAGCGGCTTATACACGATAACCCGCTCAACATCAGTATAAAAACTAAAACGCAAGGCCGCCAGTTCCCAATTGCCATAGTGGCCAACGGCACCAATTATTGGCCGGCCTGTGGCAATAATTTTATTTATCTCAATATCAGTTTGGGCAGATTGAAGTGCCATTCTTTTAAGTACCTGCTTTTTGCTAATGGTAAGCATTTTAATAGTTTCCAGCATCAGATCACACAGATAGCTATAAAACTTACGCTCAATGGCGCGGCGCTCGGCATCAGTTTTTTCGGGGAATGAGTTACGCAGATTTTCGCGCACTACTTTTTTGCGATAACCGGTGAGGTAGTAGATCACAAAGTACAAAACATCTGACAACAGATATAAAAACCAGAAGGGCAGCAACGATAGCAAGTACAAAAAGAACACGCCTATTCTTGAAAGCCCTTTTATTATCATTAATTTCGCAGAATTTTTAGCTGCAAAAGTAATAATATAATGACAGAAAACGGCGCCGTATTCCCCATGTTTTATCTTCCTCCCGTTCAATATTTTAGCCTGCTATATCAGCATCGCAACAATATATTGATAGAGAAAGACGAACACCTCATTAAGCAAACCTATCGCAACCGCGCACATATCTACTCGCCCGACGGCCTGCTTTCGCTGGTTGTACCGGTTATCAAGGGCTCCAAAGTACATACACAAATGAAAGACGTGCGCATCAGTTATGATTTTAACTGGCAGCGCTTGCATTGGATGAGCCTGCAGGGATGTTACCGCCGCTCGGCTTATTTTGAATATTATGAGGCTGATTTCGTGCGCTTTTATGAAGAAAAATTTGAATTCCTGTTTGATTATAATGAGCAATTACTCAACATGATCATCGGCATGACGAAGATGAAAACCAACATCAGCCTGACAGAAACTTACGAGCGCGACTACCCTGACATGGCCGATTACCGCATGACTTTTAGTGCTAAAAAGGAAATAGCTTATGAACAAAAACCCTATTTTCAGGTTTTTGAAGAAAGAAAAGGGTTTATGAAAAACCTGAGCATTGTGGACCTGCTGTTTAACCAGGGGCCGCAAACGTTAAACTACCTGTAATGACTATTCCCTCAATACCCCGTTTAAGATTTAAAGTAAACAAACGCCTGGGCGAAGTGGGCGATGCACCCGGCATGATTCGTATTGCCGATGATGCGTTGAAACCCAAGATTTCCGTTTTTTCTTACAACGAGCACGAAGTACAATGTGCCGAAGGGCATGACCTGGCCGTTATATTAAAGCAGTTTGAGGAATGCAAATGCCACTGCCATTGGATCAAAATAAACGGACTGGGCGATCTGCAGCTAATTGAAGAGATTGGCACCCACCTTAACGTTGACACGCTGGTACTGGAGGATATTAGCAGCAACCACCAACGGCCAAAATTTGAGGAATATGATGAATACGTGTTTGCGGTGAGCCGCATCATCTTCATCAACAAAGAAAATGAGATTGTAAACAGTCAGTTTTCTGCCATCGTTAAAAAAGATCTCATCATTACTTTTGAAGATGATTATTCAGACCGCTTTGACGTAATCAAAACCAGGCTCAATGCCGGCAAGGGCGCCATTAGAACGGCCGGCCCTGCTTATATGCTTTATGCCTTAACTGATACCATTATTGACCAATATTTTGTTAAACTGGCCCACATTGGCGACAGTTTGGACGAGCTGGAAGATAAACTGTATGACAAGGCCGATAAAACCATTATGTATAACGCGCAGCACCTTAAGCGCTCATTAATTATGATGCGTCGCGTGGCCTGGCCAGAGCGCGATAAGGTGAACGACATGATCCGTTCAGACAGTCCACTCATTACTCCCGAGGTTAAAAATTACCTACGCGATGCTTACGATCATTGTATCCAGATTATGGATTTGATTGAGAGCTATAAAGAGATAACTTCCAGCGTGATAGACCTTTATTTGAGCATGGTAAGCAACCGCATGAACGAGATTATGAAGGTGCTCACCATCATTTCGGTAATTTTCATCCCCCTTACGTTTATCGCGGGTATTTACGGCATGAACTTCTCTCACCAAGATGAACATGGTCGCACCATCCCAGATAACATGCCCGAGCTTTACTGGCCGCATGGCTATGTTTACGCATTAGTACTAATGTTTGCTATTGCGTTGGTGCAAGTATATGTATTCTGGAAAAAGGGCTGGTTTAATCGCTTATAAGCGCTATTGCTTTAGTATTTTATGAGCTACAGCCAATGTGCCGTCAATCTTCTCTGTAACTTTTAAACCGAGCAATTTTGCTACAACCGGGTAAACATTCACATTTTCAAATGGCGGTATTACCAATCGTTTTTTAAACTGTGGGCCCCAGGCGTAGAAAATAGCGTTCATATCTTTAACCAGACCCGGGTCATAGCCGTGTGCACCGGGGTCAATATATTTATACTGCGGCATTTTAAACGCGTAGGGATAATTGGGTGTTATAACAATATCGCCAATGCGGTGATAACGATCGTCTTTAGCCGTATAATGTTTACTGGCAGGTAAATTACTTTTTAAATATACCTTATAATTATGCGCTTCCTTGTGTAAAGTGCGGTAGGTGCTGTTTATATACCGATCTTGTCCTTTCTTGGCATAAACTTCCAATATTGTTCCCTCGCCAGAAACAATAAATTTACTGGTGTCTATCGATGCCGGAATACTCAGCGGCGAATCATTTTTAATCTTGGCCATCCCGTGGTCTGACACCAGAATAAAATTGACATTCTTTACTCTGGATGCCTTAACCAGCTGGGTCATGGCATATACGGCCGAGTCTATCAGGCGAACAGCGGCTATGGTTTCAGAAGCGTCCGGACCATATTTGTGCCCCTTCTGATCAACCTGCGGAAAATAGAACGTTATTAAATGCGGACGCCTTTCTGGTGGTAAGTCCAACCAATTTTTCACCACTTGTAAACGGCTGGGCATGTTAATGGCCTCGTTGTAATGATAGAAATATGTGGGGCCGAAACCTTTTTCTCTGGCCTCGCCACCAACCCAATAAAAACAGGCAGATAGCATGTGCTGCTGCTCAGCCAGTGTCCACAACGGGGTGCCACCATACCATTGGGTTTCGCCGGCGGATTTGCCTTTATGCCAGTAATAGGATTCGGTACCGGGATCATAAAAATCATTGGCTATTATACCGTGATGCGCGGGATAAAGCCCTGTGACCAAAGTATAATGATTAGGAAAAGTTACCGACGGAAACGCAGGGATTAAATATTTTGCAGAAATACCGCCCTTACTTAATTCAAGCAGATGCTTGGCCTGGTATCGTTCAGCATAATCATACCTAAAGCCATCTGCCGAGATCAAGATGACATAGGGCTTTTGCTGCTGCCTACGCGAATTAACCCGGCCAGGAACAATTTGCTGAGCAGTATCCAACTGTGCAATAGCTGAATTTGCCAAAACGCAAACTAAAAGTGCAAACAAATAATTTTTCATAGCGTTAGCGTATAAACAAATTTATCTTAACCCTATGAGCATTTATAATTTTACAGATTATTTAATACTGCCGATACTATAATATATTGTTGACCAAAAAACTCTTCATCAGTGTTATACTGGGATGGGGCCCGTTTATTTTTTGTGCAACTTGTGTTTGGTTTTTAGGATCAAGATAACCCCGCACTTGTATTAAGTCGGTGGATTTAACCGCGCTAAAACCCATGGACCAATCTGCAAACGAGCGGTAACTGATAGGCCCTGTTATCATCAATTGTACATCGCGGTGTCTGCTATCTCGTTTGATCGAGGCAAACGTACGGTCTATATCAGCAATATCACCCTCCAAAACTTGTATAAAGGTGCGATGACAGTACAACAGCATACCTGTAATATTGCGCTGGCTGTTCAAATCACGGCTTTCAATAAGCAGGCTCGACAGATCATCGTCTGTCATCAGTTTAACAGCGGTGCTGATGTAAATAAGGTAGTCCATAAAGCTAAACAAGTACCGGTAAATTAAAATAACCTGTTTAAATTATAAAGTTTTAAAATGAGTTGATTATAAGAATAGGTTTTGGCTACGAAAAATGCTCCTTCAGAAAATCGTCAATAATTTTGATTTCAGGATAAATACCCCTGGTGAGGTTTGTAGTCTTTCGCGCATCAATCGGATTGAGGTAAGCTTTAACATCGGTCATGTCTTGTTTACCAACAGGCACAAAACCCATGCGCCAACCCTTGAACATACGTCCATCCGTTTCGCCGGTTGTTAAAATTTGGATGTTTTTAAAACGCTCGTCCTTCGTTATCTCCGCGTAAGCTTGGGTTAAATCGGGCAATTCTCCTTCTATAACTTGAAGAAAAACATTCTGGCTGTAAAGTAGCAAACCAGTTATGTTTAGCTTCAAATTGCTAACGCGATACTCTTCGAGCATCGCCATGAGGCCATCGTCAGTTACAGCTGTCGCAGCCTCGCTGACATAAATAAGAAAATCCATCAATTAGGGGCGTAAATAAATTAACTACGAAGAATTAAACATAACGGATTTGAAAAAGTTTCAATTTCAAATCTCCTTGTCTAATACTAACAGTTGGATTACCTCTTTAGGTATGCCAAATTTCTCGTCGTTATGAAAGGGTATCACCTCTCCCGTGGGTTTATATCCACGACGTATATACCAGTCTAACAGCTCTTTACGAGATGATATCACCGTCATAGTAATAGCTGTACACTCTAGCTGGAAAGCCAGTAGTTCAGCCTCATGTAACAATTGCCTGCCTATGCCATTAGCCTGCTCATTGGGGTTTACGGAGAGCATGCCCAGATATAATTTTTGATTGCGCACTTGTAAGTAAACACAGCCGGTAATATGATGATCTGTATTAACGTATTTGAGTATCATGATGGCCGGATTGAGCAGATAACCGGTCATGGTTTCTACATCAACACGTTGCCCGCCAAGCAGATGGGCTTCTGTTGTCCAGCCCTTTTTGGAGCTTTCGCCGCGGTACGCATTGTTTACAAGTTCAGTTAATTCTACAGCATCATCAATTGCTGCACGGGATACAGGTTTCATAAGCTTCAGAATACAAACGTAATAGTTTTTAGCTGGTAATCAACGTTTAAAAGCGCTGCACAACGTCTTGTTCTAAATTTTAGTAATATTGCCCACTCAAACATTCAATCAGAAAGGCAGTAAAAAAGCATATCGTATGAACCAGAAAAACCGACAATTTTACCTGCTGCTGTTCATCCTGGCTCTTGTTGTTAATTTTTGTACGATCAACTTTCTGTTTTTTACAGATGACCCGGGCTTATATGCCTCCATTGCCAAGCAACTCATCTACAAGCACGACTTTTTCCAGCTTTACAGCTATGGGGCCGATTGGCTGGATAAGCCTCACCTGCCCTTCTGGTTGGTGATGATTAGTTTCCGTACGTTTGGCATCTACACCTGGACGTATAAACTGCCCGCCATCATTTGCTTTTTATTAAGCCTGTTATATACCTGGTTGTTTGCCCGTAAATACTACGGGGCAGAAGTAGCTGCTATGGCCGTGCTGATAGTGAGCACATCACTACACGTTATGATGTCAAATACCGACATCAGGGCCGAGCCTTACCTTATGGCTTTTATTACTGGCGCCATTTATCACATTTCTAACCTGGAAAGGCGTTCATCGGGCACACAACTCGTTCTTGCCGCATTGCTTACCGCTTTGGCGGTAATGACCAAGGGCGTATTTGTAATGATAGCCATTTACGGCGCACTGGGGGGCCATCTGCTACTGGCCGGGAAATTAAAAGAAGTATTCAGATTTAAATGGGTGCTACTGGTAATACTTACCGTCATTTTTTCCGCTCCCGAGCTTTACAGTCTTTATATTCAGTTTGATCTGCATCCCGAGAAGGTGGTTTTCGGGCATCAGCATGTATCGGGTATTAAATGGTTTCTGTGGGACAGCCAGTTCGGACGGTTTACCAATAGCGGACCGATCAGTCGTAAAACAGGCAGCATTTTTTATTTTCTGCATACGCTACTTTGGGCGTTTGGGCCGTGGTGCCTGCTGTTCTATTTTTCTGTTTACAAGATTGTTAGCGACATTATTAAAAGAAAACATCA
This region of Mucilaginibacter yixingensis genomic DNA includes:
- a CDS encoding glycosyltransferase family 2 protein, which produces MNNTPKVAIVILNWNGLKYLQQFLPSVMTTTWSNLEIVVGDNASTDDSVVFLKSQYPQIKIVQNDANYGFTGGYNRVLQHVEADYLILLNSDIEVTPNWIEPVIEMMEADDTIAAAAPKIKAYHQKTHFEHAGAAGGFIDSYGYPFCRGRIFYEVEEDKGQYNQSGEVFWATGAALFIKKECWDAAGGFDERFFAHMEEIDLCWRLKNMNYRIMYCAESEVYHVGGGTLDKENPFKTYLNFRNNLLLLKKNLPWGRSVVTISVRFWLDLLAIMRFMGEGKRKDAWAVSRAHQNFVRNMFKREQSLKNKHGVIPHHSTLFGMYKHNIVWEFFVKKKKAFTDLQQDDFYR
- a CDS encoding lysophospholipid acyltransferase family protein gives rise to the protein MIIKGLSRIGVFFLYLLSLLPFWFLYLLSDVLYFVIYYLTGYRKKVVRENLRNSFPEKTDAERRAIERKFYSYLCDLMLETIKMLTISKKQVLKRMALQSAQTDIEINKIIATGRPIIGAVGHYGNWELAALRFSFYTDVERVIVYKPLRNETYEKLFKHMRQRFGATLVAMKDILRKLIELRGKQTFTMLVSDQTPIQESVQYFTEFLNQPTAVFMGVEKLAKSTNAVVVFCDVRCVKRGYYTFSFALLEDEPKNAEPHAITNKHVAYLENMIKLAPQYWLWSHRRWKFKPKAI
- a CDS encoding WbqC family protein, whose amino-acid sequence is MTENGAVFPMFYLPPVQYFSLLYQHRNNILIEKDEHLIKQTYRNRAHIYSPDGLLSLVVPVIKGSKVHTQMKDVRISYDFNWQRLHWMSLQGCYRRSAYFEYYEADFVRFYEEKFEFLFDYNEQLLNMIIGMTKMKTNISLTETYERDYPDMADYRMTFSAKKEIAYEQKPYFQVFEERKGFMKNLSIVDLLFNQGPQTLNYL
- the corA gene encoding magnesium/cobalt transporter CorA — protein: MTIPSIPRLRFKVNKRLGEVGDAPGMIRIADDALKPKISVFSYNEHEVQCAEGHDLAVILKQFEECKCHCHWIKINGLGDLQLIEEIGTHLNVDTLVLEDISSNHQRPKFEEYDEYVFAVSRIIFINKENEIVNSQFSAIVKKDLIITFEDDYSDRFDVIKTRLNAGKGAIRTAGPAYMLYALTDTIIDQYFVKLAHIGDSLDELEDKLYDKADKTIMYNAQHLKRSLIMMRRVAWPERDKVNDMIRSDSPLITPEVKNYLRDAYDHCIQIMDLIESYKEITSSVIDLYLSMVSNRMNEIMKVLTIISVIFIPLTFIAGIYGMNFSHQDEHGRTIPDNMPELYWPHGYVYALVLMFAIALVQVYVFWKKGWFNRL
- a CDS encoding ectonucleotide pyrophosphatase/phosphodiesterase, with product MANSAIAQLDTAQQIVPGRVNSRRQQQKPYVILISADGFRYDYAERYQAKHLLELSKGGISAKYLIPAFPSVTFPNHYTLVTGLYPAHHGIIANDFYDPGTESYYWHKGKSAGETQWYGGTPLWTLAEQQHMLSACFYWVGGEAREKGFGPTYFYHYNEAINMPSRLQVVKNWLDLPPERRPHLITFYFPQVDQKGHKYGPDASETIAAVRLIDSAVYAMTQLVKASRVKNVNFILVSDHGMAKIKNDSPLSIPASIDTSKFIVSGEGTILEVYAKKGQDRYINSTYRTLHKEAHNYKVYLKSNLPASKHYTAKDDRYHRIGDIVITPNYPYAFKMPQYKYIDPGAHGYDPGLVKDMNAIFYAWGPQFKKRLVIPPFENVNVYPVVAKLLGLKVTEKIDGTLAVAHKILKQ
- a CDS encoding BLUF domain-containing protein, with protein sequence MDYLIYISTAVKLMTDDDLSSLLIESRDLNSQRNITGMLLYCHRTFIQVLEGDIADIDRTFASIKRDSRHRDVQLMITGPISYRSFADWSMGFSAVKSTDLIQVRGYLDPKNQTQVAQKINGPHPSITLMKSFLVNNIL
- a CDS encoding BLUF domain-containing protein: MDFLIYVSEAATAVTDDGLMAMLEEYRVSNLKLNITGLLLYSQNVFLQVIEGELPDLTQAYAEITKDERFKNIQILTTGETDGRMFKGWRMGFVPVGKQDMTDVKAYLNPIDARKTTNLTRGIYPEIKIIDDFLKEHFS